A stretch of the candidate division WOR-1 bacterium RIFOXYB2_FULL_36_35 genome encodes the following:
- a CDS encoding magnesium and cobalt transport protein CorA, whose product MISEQKITIYNYDKDKYSEEKASFDECVNYKDKSGITWIEVKDVSSEQLLEKISNCYNLHQLVRESLLEQNKRSKIEDHGNYLFILLTTMSYSAETDEVSSEAVDLILGDNYVITFSHGSTIDQILEPTKKRIRTGGTRLRESGTDYLAYRIIDALIDNYFNILKSYGEKVELLEEEIFNRGEKELLLHIQKLRRDMLSIRESIWPLREVLNSLQRGESRLIQPGTRIYIRDVYDHTVQIMENLETSRDMTASMLEVYLSTVNNKINEVMKVLTIFSTIFMPLTFISSIYGMNFHYMPELTWRYGYFSIWALILIVVFSMLLFFRKKHWF is encoded by the coding sequence ATGATAAGCGAACAAAAAATTACAATTTATAACTACGACAAAGATAAATATTCCGAAGAAAAGGCCTCTTTTGATGAATGTGTAAATTACAAAGATAAAAGCGGAATCACATGGATCGAAGTTAAAGATGTCAGTTCCGAACAATTACTGGAAAAAATAAGCAATTGCTACAATCTCCATCAACTAGTCCGTGAAAGTCTTTTGGAACAAAACAAACGGTCAAAAATCGAAGACCACGGCAATTATCTTTTTATACTTTTGACCACCATGTCCTATTCGGCCGAAACCGACGAAGTCTCTTCCGAAGCAGTGGATTTAATTTTGGGGGATAATTACGTTATCACATTCAGTCATGGATCAACAATTGACCAGATTTTAGAGCCCACTAAAAAAAGGATTAGGACGGGAGGAACCCGATTGAGGGAATCCGGCACCGACTATCTTGCTTATCGTATAATAGATGCTTTGATCGATAATTATTTTAATATTTTAAAATCGTATGGAGAAAAAGTTGAGCTTCTTGAAGAGGAGATTTTTAATCGCGGAGAAAAAGAGCTCCTTTTGCATATTCAAAAACTCAGAAGGGATATGTTGTCTATTCGGGAATCGATTTGGCCTCTCAGAGAAGTTTTAAACTCCCTTCAGCGGGGTGAATCACGCTTAATTCAACCGGGAACCCGTATTTACATCCGCGATGTGTATGATCATACGGTGCAAATCATGGAAAACCTGGAAACATCCCGCGATATGACTGCATCAATGCTGGAAGTCTATTTATCTACTGTAAACAATAAAATAAACGAAGTAATGAAGGTGCTTACGATTTTTTCTACTATATTCATGCCCCTCACATTCATCTCCAGCATCTATGGAATGAATTTTCACTATATGCCCGAGCTCACATGGAGATACGGTTATTTTTCAATTTGGGCTCTAATCCTGATTGTCGTTTTTTCAATGCTTTTGTTCTTCAGAAAAAAACATTGGTTTTAA
- a CDS encoding threonine synthase, which yields MKYKGVIETYRDFLPVNEKSPVVTFYEGNTPLIKTNKISELTQCEVYLKYEGANPTGSFKDRGMCMAITKAVEKKMKAVVCASTGNTSASAAAYSARAGLDCIVIIPKGKIALGKLAQAMMHGAKVFEVDGNFDQALNLVRELGEKYPIEIVNSINPYRIEGQKTGAFEICDQLGFVPDYHCIPVGNAGNITAYWKGYKEYYNRKKINKLPKMTGFQAAGAAPIVLGHPVENPETIATAIRIGNPASWKQAVTAKEESGGSISGVTDEEILSAYNLVASAEGVFCEPASAASIAGLLKKCESGEIQKGAKVVCILTGHGLKDPDTAVKHSTLKPKSITCSISAVVKELGYAA from the coding sequence ATGAAATACAAAGGCGTAATTGAAACTTATAGGGATTTTTTACCTGTCAATGAAAAGAGTCCTGTTGTAACTTTTTATGAGGGAAATACCCCTCTTATCAAGACAAACAAAATCTCTGAGCTCACTCAATGTGAAGTTTACTTAAAATACGAAGGGGCAAATCCTACCGGTTCATTTAAAGACCGTGGGATGTGCATGGCAATTACAAAAGCGGTTGAAAAGAAGATGAAAGCGGTAGTCTGCGCTTCGACAGGAAACACCTCTGCATCCGCCGCCGCCTACTCTGCCCGCGCGGGGCTTGATTGCATAGTAATTATACCAAAAGGGAAGATCGCTCTCGGAAAACTTGCGCAGGCGATGATGCACGGAGCAAAAGTTTTTGAAGTCGACGGAAATTTTGATCAGGCATTAAATCTTGTCCGCGAACTTGGAGAAAAATATCCGATCGAAATTGTAAACTCAATCAATCCCTATAGAATAGAAGGTCAAAAAACGGGGGCTTTTGAAATTTGCGACCAGCTAGGTTTTGTCCCCGACTATCACTGTATCCCCGTTGGAAATGCAGGAAATATTACAGCCTATTGGAAAGGGTACAAAGAATATTATAATAGAAAAAAGATTAATAAACTTCCAAAAATGACAGGATTTCAAGCCGCAGGGGCAGCCCCTATTGTACTTGGACATCCCGTCGAAAATCCGGAGACAATCGCAACCGCAATAAGGATAGGCAATCCGGCTTCATGGAAACAGGCGGTTACAGCAAAAGAGGAATCCGGAGGATCAATTTCTGGCGTCACAGATGAAGAGATTCTTTCTGCCTACAATCTTGTCGCATCGGCAGAGGGCGTCTTTTGCGAACCTGCGTCAGCAGCATCGATCGCTGGACTGCTTAAAAAATGCGAGTCTGGAGAAATTCAAAAAGGCGCAAAAGTGGTCTGCATCCTCACAGGACACGGATTGAAAGATCCGGACACAGCAGTCAAACATTCGACATTAAAGCCAAAAAGTATTACATGCTCGATTTCTGCCGTAGTTAAAGAATTGGGGTATGCAGCATAA
- a CDS encoding histidine--tRNA ligase → MKFSSQRGTRDILPVDMPYWHGLEAVCRRLFRLYNYHEIKTPIFESTELFARSIGESSDIVSKEMYTFKDKGDRSITLRPEATAPVVRAAMQNNLIENDKVTKLYYIGPMFRYERPQAGRYRQFYQAGVEVFGSKDPALDAEIILLSEQIMNRLGLKDLEVNLNSVGCSECRPEYLKNLKDFFTSNIKSMCEDCNNRLEVNTLRILDCKNKQCQEYINNASIIEDYLCENCRNQLEQVKVYLDKFSIKYKTVNRLVRGLDYYTGTTFEIVSGKLGAQNAVCGGGRYDNLVAEFGGKPTPAVGFAIGMDRVVEILKQNTEHGKQNTDHRRKMLYVVTLGDKGREKGIDLLFQIRKRGYEADIDYVGKSLKSQMKDADRQNVKYVLIVGEDEVKSGKAILKNLATSEQKEISFDDVLTLIL, encoded by the coding sequence ATGAAATTTTCATCCCAGCGCGGAACGCGCGATATTTTGCCTGTTGATATGCCATATTGGCATGGGCTTGAGGCTGTATGCCGGAGGCTTTTCAGGCTTTATAACTATCACGAAATAAAGACCCCTATTTTTGAATCGACAGAGCTATTTGCCCGTTCAATCGGTGAATCATCAGACATTGTCTCAAAGGAGATGTACACTTTTAAGGACAAAGGCGATCGAAGTATTACCCTTCGTCCCGAAGCGACTGCTCCTGTTGTCCGTGCCGCTATGCAAAATAATCTAATAGAAAACGACAAAGTTACAAAGCTTTATTACATTGGACCGATGTTTAGATATGAGCGGCCGCAGGCGGGACGTTACCGCCAGTTTTATCAGGCAGGGGTCGAAGTATTTGGATCCAAAGACCCTGCTTTAGATGCAGAGATAATTTTGCTTTCCGAGCAGATAATGAACCGGCTCGGATTAAAAGACTTGGAAGTCAATTTGAATTCGGTTGGTTGCTCAGAGTGCAGACCGGAATATCTTAAAAACCTAAAAGATTTTTTTACCTCTAACATAAAAAGTATGTGTGAAGATTGCAATAACAGGCTTGAGGTAAATACTTTAAGAATTTTGGATTGTAAAAATAAACAGTGCCAGGAATATATAAATAACGCTTCGATTATCGAAGATTACCTATGTGAAAATTGTAGAAATCAGCTTGAGCAGGTTAAGGTCTATTTAGATAAATTTTCTATTAAGTATAAAACTGTAAACAGACTGGTGAGAGGGCTTGATTATTATACGGGAACAACTTTTGAAATAGTTTCCGGTAAACTTGGAGCTCAAAATGCGGTTTGCGGTGGAGGGCGGTATGATAATCTAGTTGCAGAATTTGGCGGGAAGCCGACACCAGCGGTTGGATTTGCTATTGGAATGGATAGGGTTGTGGAGATTTTAAAACAGAACACGGAACACGGAAAACAGAACACTGACCACAGGAGGAAGATGTTATATGTTGTAACATTGGGAGATAAGGGGAGAGAAAAAGGGATTGATTTGTTGTTTCAGATTCGAAAAAGGGGATATGAGGCTGACATTGACTATGTTGGCAAGAGTTTAAAGTCGCAGATGAAAGATGCCGACAGACAAAACGTGAAATATGTTTTGATTGTTGGAGAAGACGAAGTAAAATCAGGCAAGGCAATTCTAAAAAATTTGGCAACCTCGGAGCAAAAAGAGATTAGTTTTGATGATGTGCTTACACTTATACTTTAG
- a CDS encoding aspartate kinase — MSTIVHKYGGTSVGTPEEIKKVAERVKKVHDQGNHVVVVVSAMGHTTDELIALMHQVTSSPDPREYDMLISTGEQVSAALLTMALQDIGCPAVSLTGGQAGVVTEDIYKKARIKDIKLGRMKKELKAGNVVVVTGFQGVDSKGDIITIGRGGSDTSAVAIAAALKADVCDIYTDVDGVYTTDPRICSDACKLKTVSYEEMLELASLGAQVLHPRSVECASIYGIVLHLRSSKSDVEGTYIKEASKMENKEAVRGIALDQHVAKIGVLKIPDKPGTAAKLFSALAADKINVDMIIQSIHSEKSQADMAFTIEKSELKKAVEVSKKIGEQLGAEGIVFDDDVCKVSLVGIGMVSQPGTASKMFQTLADAKINIQMIATSEIKISCIVKASDGKKAVQILHKAFGLNRITK; from the coding sequence ATGTCTACAATAGTTCACAAATACGGTGGTACATCCGTAGGAACACCGGAAGAAATAAAAAAAGTTGCCGAAAGGGTTAAAAAAGTTCATGATCAAGGAAATCATGTTGTTGTTGTTGTTTCCGCAATGGGACATACAACTGATGAGCTAATCGCCCTTATGCACCAGGTTACTTCAAGTCCTGATCCTCGGGAATATGATATGTTGATTTCTACGGGAGAACAGGTTTCTGCCGCTCTTCTGACGATGGCCCTTCAAGATATTGGGTGTCCGGCGGTCTCTTTAACAGGGGGACAGGCTGGTGTTGTTACGGAAGATATTTATAAAAAAGCCAGAATTAAAGATATAAAACTTGGTCGAATGAAAAAAGAACTTAAGGCTGGCAATGTTGTTGTTGTGACTGGTTTTCAAGGGGTTGACAGCAAAGGAGATATTATAACTATTGGGAGGGGAGGTTCAGATACTTCCGCCGTTGCCATTGCCGCGGCTTTGAAGGCGGATGTTTGTGATATTTATACGGATGTTGATGGTGTGTATACGACTGACCCCAGAATTTGTTCCGATGCTTGTAAATTAAAAACAGTCTCTTATGAAGAGATGTTGGAGCTTGCCTCTCTTGGCGCCCAGGTATTGCATCCAAGATCGGTTGAATGCGCGAGTATTTATGGCATTGTTCTTCATCTTCGTTCGAGCAAAAGTGATGTAGAAGGGACATATATTAAGGAGGCATCTAAAATGGAAAATAAAGAGGCTGTAAGGGGGATCGCACTTGATCAACATGTAGCAAAAATCGGAGTTCTTAAAATTCCAGACAAGCCGGGAACTGCGGCAAAACTTTTTTCGGCTCTGGCAGCCGATAAAATCAATGTTGATATGATTATTCAAAGCATTCATTCAGAAAAATCTCAAGCCGATATGGCTTTTACAATTGAAAAATCCGAGCTTAAAAAAGCTGTCGAAGTTTCAAAGAAAATTGGCGAACAACTCGGGGCCGAAGGGATTGTATTTGATGATGATGTTTGTAAGGTCTCTCTTGTGGGGATTGGGATGGTTTCACAGCCAGGGACAGCCTCAAAAATGTTTCAAACCTTGGCAGATGCTAAGATTAATATTCAAATGATAGCAACTTCTGAAATAAAAATCTCCTGTATAGTAAAGGCTTCGGATGGTAAAAAAGCAGTTCAGATTTTGCATAAAGCGTTTGGTCTGAATAGGATAACGAAGTAG
- a CDS encoding acyl-phosphate glycerol 3-phosphate acyltransferase, with amino-acid sequence MIMIFIVIVTSYLIGAIPFSYILPKIFTKVDVRERGSCNVGATNVLVTTGNRHIAILAAFLDVAKGFVVVIAAKLFFVSDFYPYLAGFFAIVGHDFPVYLKFNGGKGVATTVGVIMAANPFAIWFCLIVYSLFIVVTKYLILSTIITLFFTPFILLWLGEGLIGFIFGIFFLLLALFVHRADLSRIIAGKEKKLSEAIQSV; translated from the coding sequence ATGATAATGATTTTTATAGTTATAGTTACATCTTATTTAATTGGGGCAATCCCCTTCAGCTATATATTGCCTAAAATTTTTACGAAAGTGGATGTCAGAGAGAGAGGGTCTTGCAATGTTGGAGCTACGAATGTTTTGGTCACAACAGGGAACAGGCATATAGCTATACTTGCTGCGTTTTTAGATGTGGCAAAAGGATTTGTTGTTGTGATTGCAGCCAAGTTGTTTTTTGTCTCAGATTTTTATCCTTATTTAGCGGGTTTTTTTGCTATAGTTGGACACGATTTTCCTGTTTATCTTAAGTTTAACGGGGGAAAAGGAGTTGCAACGACTGTTGGAGTTATTATGGCTGCAAATCCTTTCGCAATTTGGTTTTGCCTGATTGTTTATTCTCTTTTCATTGTTGTGACGAAGTATTTAATTTTATCTACTATTATAACTCTATTTTTTACTCCTTTTATTCTTTTGTGGTTAGGTGAGGGGTTGATCGGCTTTATTTTTGGAATTTTCTTTTTATTGTTAGCCCTTTTTGTTCACCGTGCGGATCTCAGCAGAATTATTGCGGGCAAAGAAAAGAAGCTTTCTGAAGCAATTCAGTCTGTATGA
- a CDS encoding orotidine 5'-phosphate decarboxylase: protein MKFDQYLENTITRNNSQLCIGLDIDVSKIGKDFLKDDDPIFKFNKYIIDETCDLVCAYKPNIAFYESYGLYGLEAMIETIDYIQQKNIPVILDAKRGDIGHTAHAYAKAVFDVYKADAVTVNPYMGHDSIEPFLEYQEKGIFVLCLTSNIGFRDFQASDKESPLYLSVAKHVKEWNHYHNCGLVVGATSPEELKEIKKIVGDIPILIPGVGVQGGDLELSVKYVGKQAVISVSRSVIYTSNPKRAAEVFRDKINLVYS, encoded by the coding sequence GTGAAGTTTGATCAATACCTTGAAAATACTATAACTCGAAATAACAGCCAGCTTTGTATAGGGTTGGATATTGATGTTTCTAAAATAGGTAAAGATTTCCTCAAAGACGATGACCCCATTTTTAAATTCAATAAATATATTATTGATGAAACGTGCGATCTTGTTTGTGCTTATAAACCCAACATAGCTTTTTATGAATCTTATGGATTATACGGTCTCGAAGCTATGATAGAGACTATAGATTATATACAGCAAAAAAACATACCTGTTATTCTAGATGCCAAAAGAGGAGACATAGGGCATACTGCGCATGCTTATGCAAAAGCTGTTTTTGATGTTTATAAGGCGGATGCCGTTACGGTTAATCCTTATATGGGGCATGATTCAATAGAGCCGTTTTTAGAATATCAGGAAAAAGGGATTTTTGTTCTATGTTTAACCAGCAATATAGGGTTTAGAGACTTTCAGGCATCAGACAAAGAATCTCCTTTGTATCTTTCCGTGGCAAAGCATGTTAAAGAGTGGAATCATTACCATAATTGTGGTTTGGTTGTTGGCGCTACAAGTCCTGAAGAATTAAAAGAGATTAAAAAAATAGTTGGAGATATTCCTATATTAATTCCTGGCGTGGGGGTTCAGGGGGGAGATCTTGAATTATCCGTTAAATATGTAGGCAAGCAGGCCGTTATCAGTGTTTCCAGGAGTGTTATCTATACTTCAAACCCTAAAAGAGCCGCAGAAGTTTTTAGAGATAAAATCAATTTAGTTTATAGTTAA
- a CDS encoding NADPH-dependent 7-cyano-7-deazaguanine reductase QueF, which translates to MAINKKQEYTKDHAKSGIEAKLPPIYIFPSYYKKYDVEIITEEFTSICPKTGLPDFGKIKITYRPNKSCIELKSFKMYLLGYRNLGIFNENVINRILEDIVSACKPTYIEVIGEFTSRGGLKISVIAKYPRK; encoded by the coding sequence ATGGCAATTAATAAAAAACAAGAATACACAAAAGATCACGCAAAAAGCGGAATTGAGGCAAAACTCCCTCCAATATATATTTTCCCAAGCTATTACAAAAAATATGATGTGGAAATTATAACAGAGGAATTTACTTCTATCTGCCCAAAAACAGGACTTCCAGACTTTGGGAAGATCAAAATTACATACAGACCAAACAAAAGTTGCATCGAGCTTAAATCTTTTAAAATGTATTTATTAGGTTACAGAAACCTGGGAATATTTAATGAAAATGTTATAAATAGAATATTAGAAGATATAGTTTCTGCGTGTAAACCGACATATATAGAAGTAATAGGTGAGTTCACATCCCGCGGCGGGTTAAAAATCAGTGTGATTGCCAAATATCCCAGAAAATAA
- a CDS encoding tryptophan synthase subunit alpha: protein MNSKISNAFKNNKTLIPYITVGDPSAKKTEELVLEFEKAGANIIELGIPFSDPIADGHIIQASHLRALKNDTSLSDAFKLVKRLRKKTQIPLIFMLSINLVEKYGTEKFYRDCKYFGVDGVIVPDKTLETRTVNSVQRTVDTILLVSPTTSNERIKKIVKKSSGFIYLVSTLGITGTRKSLANDLQSYIRRVKKETKKPIAVGFGISTPDQAKETVKYADGVIVGSAIVDFIGKKRYNEAIKLVKKIRNAMDNDQ, encoded by the coding sequence ATGAACTCAAAGATATCAAACGCTTTTAAAAACAATAAAACCCTTATCCCTTACATAACCGTAGGAGATCCCTCTGCTAAAAAAACAGAAGAACTTGTTTTGGAATTTGAAAAAGCAGGAGCCAATATTATCGAGCTTGGCATCCCATTCTCCGATCCAATAGCCGATGGACATATAATCCAGGCATCTCATTTGCGAGCCCTTAAAAACGACACTTCCCTTTCTGACGCTTTTAAACTTGTAAAAAGATTGAGAAAAAAGACGCAAATTCCTTTAATCTTTATGCTAAGCATTAATCTTGTGGAAAAATATGGAACAGAAAAGTTTTATCGTGATTGCAAATATTTTGGCGTAGATGGAGTTATTGTACCGGACAAGACACTAGAAACGCGGACAGTTAACAGTGTACAGCGTACAGTAGATACAATATTACTAGTTTCTCCTACCACATCAAACGAGAGGATTAAGAAGATAGTTAAAAAGTCGAGTGGTTTCATATATTTAGTTTCAACTCTCGGAATTACAGGAACGAGAAAAAGTTTGGCAAATGATTTGCAGTCTTACATAAGAAGAGTAAAAAAAGAGACAAAAAAACCGATCGCCGTTGGGTTCGGAATAAGCACGCCGGATCAGGCGAAAGAGACGGTAAAATATGCCGACGGTGTAATAGTCGGTTCAGCAATAGTCGATTTCATCGGTAAAAAGAGATATAATGAAGCCATAAAATTAGTCAAAAAAATAAGAAATGCCATGGATAATGATCAATAA
- a CDS encoding tryptophan synthase subunit beta — protein sequence MKKLPDKKGYFGKYGGQFVPETLVAPIDELTKAYLKYKKDKRFKEELNYYFKNFIGRPTPLYFAENLSRQFGCKIYLKREDLCHTGAHKLNNVIGQLLLAKRMGKKRIIAETGAGQHGVATATGTALFGLECTVYMGEEDIKRQALNVFRMELLGAKVIPVTSGTKTLKDAINETMRDWMANANDTFYCLGSCVGPHPYPMMVRDFQSVIGLEAKAQHFAAEKKQPNYLVACVGGGSNSIGLFYPFLDNPEVKIIGCEAKGAAPLSCGGTIGVLHGSKSYILQSKSGQILNTHSISAGLDYSGVGPEHSYLKDTGRVKYLPVSDKEALYGFKLLSEKEGIIPALESSHAIGYLKKMKLNKNDTVIVCLSGRGDKDVESIKDIIL from the coding sequence ATGAAAAAACTTCCTGATAAAAAAGGCTATTTTGGAAAATACGGCGGACAATTTGTTCCAGAAACACTTGTTGCCCCTATTGATGAGCTTACAAAAGCGTATCTTAAATATAAAAAAGATAAAAGGTTCAAAGAAGAACTTAATTATTATTTTAAAAATTTTATAGGCCGTCCTACTCCTCTTTATTTTGCGGAAAATTTAAGCCGCCAATTCGGTTGCAAAATTTATCTTAAACGCGAAGACCTCTGTCATACAGGAGCTCATAAACTTAACAATGTAATCGGTCAATTACTCCTTGCAAAAAGAATGGGAAAAAAGAGAATAATCGCAGAAACAGGAGCGGGACAGCATGGGGTTGCAACCGCGACTGGGACCGCGCTTTTTGGACTAGAATGCACAGTCTACATGGGAGAAGAAGATATAAAAAGGCAAGCTTTAAATGTCTTCAGAATGGAGCTTCTTGGCGCAAAAGTCATCCCTGTAACATCAGGAACAAAAACTTTAAAAGACGCTATAAACGAAACTATGCGCGATTGGATGGCAAACGCAAATGATACGTTTTATTGCCTGGGCTCTTGCGTAGGCCCACATCCCTACCCCATGATGGTAAGGGATTTTCAGTCGGTAATAGGACTTGAAGCAAAAGCACAGCATTTTGCGGCAGAAAAAAAACAGCCAAATTATCTTGTTGCCTGTGTCGGCGGAGGATCAAATTCAATCGGGCTCTTTTATCCGTTTTTAGATAATCCGGAAGTTAAAATAATCGGCTGTGAAGCAAAAGGGGCCGCCCCTTTAAGCTGCGGAGGAACTATAGGAGTACTGCACGGATCAAAATCGTACATTTTACAATCAAAATCCGGACAGATATTAAATACCCATTCAATTTCTGCGGGTTTGGATTATTCAGGAGTTGGACCGGAACACAGCTATCTAAAAGATACGGGACGGGTAAAATATCTCCCGGTTTCAGACAAAGAAGCCCTTTACGGGTTTAAACTCTTATCTGAAAAGGAGGGGATTATTCCTGCACTAGAATCTTCCCACGCTATCGGATATTTAAAAAAGATGAAATTAAATAAAAACGACACTGTCATTGTTTGCCTCTCAGGACGGGGAGACAAGGACGTGGAAAGCATCAAAGATATCATTCTTTAA